A single Molothrus aeneus isolate 106 chromosome 9, BPBGC_Maene_1.0, whole genome shotgun sequence DNA region contains:
- the TMEM275 gene encoding transmembrane protein 275 → MFSEKSSASLPQKPTQKKTRPQGLPSPALCCACGLCIMLAGINITLVGAFAFGTFLPVNNPPIIIGPILLVVAFTFFGACCICSRRPPAHGARKSKPGSNIGLIKPGNTAFEIETSEHTVQDTTAVQLSPTNSPISSKKSTPVHENAKACKLFTMEGNGPVAKYSTGGEAIQLNLPRDLATS, encoded by the coding sequence ATGTTCAGTGAAAAGAGCAGCGCCTCTTtgccccaaaaacccacccagAAGAAGACTCGACCCCAGggcctcccctcccctgctctctgctgtgcctgtggacTCTGCATCATGCTAGCAGGGATCAACATCACCTTAGTGGGAGCATTTGCCTTTGGGACCTTCCTCCCTGTGAACAACCCTCCCATCATCATCGGGCCCATCCTGCTGGTGGTGGCCTTCACGTTCTTCGGTGCCTGCTGCATCTGCAGCCGGAGGCCCCCAGCCCACGGGGCCAGGAAATCCAAACCAGGTTCTAACATTGGGCTCATCAAACCTGGCAACACAGCCTTTGAAATTGAAACCAGTGAGCACACGGTGCAGGACACCACTGCTGTTCAGCTGAGCCCCACCAATTCCCCCATCTCCTCCAAAAAGTCCACCCCGGTTCACGAGAACGCCAAGGCTTGCAAACTCTTCACCATGGAAGGCAACGGGCCAGTGGCCAAATACTCCACAGGGGGAGAGGCCATACAGCTCAACCTGCCCAGGGACCTGGCCACATCCTAA